TTTGATGattgttctctctctgtttcattaTAGAGCTTCTgggagaaagatggagaagtTTTCTGTGTCCGTCAATAtcgcagcagaaaaaaatgtgacttttgttCTGACTTACGAGGAGCTCCTTCAGAGGAAGCTGGGCCAGTATGAGATTCTGACTCAAATTAAACCCAAACAGAGGGTCCAGGAGTTTCAGGTGAATCTgattctgttctgctgtggcCTTGTGATTTGGTCCTTTCAGATCTTTTAAATGAGCTATTTACAAatggtctgtctgtctgtctgtctttttgccTGTGTGTATGACAGATTGTGACAAACATCTATGAGCCACAGGGCATTTCTTTCCTTGATGCCCATGCTACCTTCCTGACCAATGATTTGCTCCCTCTGGTGGAGAAAACTGTAACAGACAAAAAGGTACATGGTCCCTGGAGGAAGTTTTCTCATGCTTTGCCTGCAGTTCGTGGATCAGACTTCCACCCTTTTTACATGAAAGACATTATTGACCCAAAGATTTGAGTTCAGCTGACTGTGTGTATCATGTTGTCAGGCACACATCTCTTTCTCACCAACCATGGAACAGCAGAGGAGTTGTCCTGGTTGTGATGGAACCTTCATTGATGGAGATTTTGTCATCAAATATGACGTAAACAGAGCGACCAGCATTGGGGACATTCAGGTATGCTGTCACTCAAACAactaaaaacagattaaaaaaactaaaaaaatggGAAGAATGATTCCAATGTCTGTATTTTGGCACATTTATAGTCAAAGGCAGAATTGGTAATGTTTCTCGATCAGTCTGAAGAAACCTCAGTTAAATCATGCAGAATTCCTTACATCATAATTGCTTATTTTTCATGTTGCATTTTATAATTAATGTCTTCCATACttgaaatattatttatcattacTATACATATACtataaaaaagtgtaaaattgcACAAGAACATATAGGTCTATaaattacagtatgtttattaCTGCCCTTTATTATTCTTTCCCCTTCAGATTGTAAATGGGTACTTTGTACACTTTTTCGCTCCACCTCACCTGCCCAGAGTCCCGAAGAATGTGGTGTTTGTGATTGACAGGAGCATTTCAATGAGTGGAAGAAAGATTGACCAGGTGGGGGACTGTTCAGACTGCAAATGTAGTTATAAAATGTTAGTGTCCACATGCACACGTTTTTCTTATGACCTCTGTGTAGACACGAGAGGCAATGCTGGCCATCCTCAAAGACATCCATGAGGAGGACCATTTTGCCATTGTCCTGTTTGGTAGCCAGGTCGATCCCTGGAGATCAACACTTTCCAAAGCAACAGAAGAAAACGTGAATGAAGCCATGGCATTTATCAGGCAACTAGATATCAGAGGATGTAATGATCTTACTAACCTTTTTATACATAATGTCCTCACttcaaaatacaatttaaaaaccaTTTCTGTGAtctgattacattttcttatgTGTTTACCATCTAGCAACCAATTTTCATGATGCATTGTTGGACAGTGTGAAAATGCTTGTCAGCGACAGAAAGGAGCAAAGGATCCCAGAGAGGAGCATTGATATGGTTATTGCACTGACTGATGGAATGCCAAATGGGGGTGAGTGTGCACATACTGTAAGGTATATTTTGTGTGAGTGCACGTTTGATTGTTGTAATTAATGTTTAACATCAAATTAAGTATATAACTTAGGTaagaattattttgtattttgaaggCCCCGCTAGGATCCTGGAGAATGTGCGCCCTGCTATGGGTggaaacatttctctgttctgtCTTGGATTTGGAAATGATGTGGATTACACCTTCCTGGATTCGTTgagcaaacaaaacaagggaTCGGCCCGCAAAATTTATGAGGGATCAGATGCAACACTTCAACTTCAGGTGGAAAGTTTAGGCTGTGAACACATTTACAAGACTATAATTACTTCACAGTTTTCTACATTTATAGCATGACTACATTTTGATTAAGCTAAAATACTCAACTCAACCCAGTTGAGTTGAGTATTTTAGCTGGTTTACCAACCTTTCATACGTAAAAATGTGCAGCCCGGAGTGCATCACAAAAGAACAGTCTCATACTGTAACACATTTTGTACAAACACTGGTGatacattgtgtgtgtggggatttGTCGCAGGGTTTTTATGAGGAGGTGTCCAGCCCTCTTCTTTTGGAGGTTGACCTGCGTTATCCTGACGAGGCAGTGGACTTTCTCACCACTAACCACTTCAACCAGCTATTTAACGGCTCCGAGATCGTGGTGGCCGGAAAACTGGAGGACAACGACCTTGACAACTTCATGGTGGAAGTGGTTGGCCAGGGGGTGAGGACAAAGAAACTGTATCAATACAATTGTGAGGTGATAGATGAGGTTTGTTTATTAATCTGTTTTTAGAGACTATTAGTCCTCTTTGTCCCTCCTGCTTAGTTTGAAGAGGACTTCAAGGTGCAGGGACAGGCCGGTGCTGTAGACTGGGACGTGATGTACCCTGATGAGGAATACATTTTTGGAGATTTTACAGAGCGTCTTTGGGCCTATCTAACCATCCAGCAGCTACTGGAGAAAAGGTGAGTTTGAGCAATTTCACTCAAGCTGATACCTGAAACTTTTTCATTGGAAATCTGTATGtaatttttataatttaaaaccTTCATCAAAGAtgcatccacaaatcgtctgagAGCTAAGAATGGATCACACAAAACTAATTCACCAATTTCAACCAAGCCACATATTTTTCTACTTTCAGTAAGAGTGGTATCACTGGTGAGAAAGAGAATGCCACGGCAAAGGCCCTGGAAATGTCCCTGCGGTATAGCTTCGTAACCCCTCTCACTTCCATGGTGGTCACTAAGCCTGAAACTGAGGATGGAACAGAAAGCCCGCTCATTGCTGATAAACTGACTGAGGGTAAGAGAGTCAGCCATTTgacctacagtatgtgtgaaaCAAAACCTAACATTCGCAAACCGCATTCATTTTCAACTATTGTGGGTACCTGAAGGTGGTGCTCAAGTTAAAACTTTAGCTTAAattcacacatttgttttttgtcatctgtttattttgacagagcAAAGACAAGAGTCAGAAAGACGGAATCCATTTCGACATTATGCCCCTCCAGCATACTCGTATAGTTATCAGTCAACACCCTCCTATTTCGGTAAGTCATTTTTTGCATAGCTGGCTTGATGGTTCTAGGAAGAACTGTGTTACTCTTCTAgtcagttgttttgtcagtctATCTAAACTACTTGTTAAATTGTCCTGACATGATGTATCTCACTCACTTTAATATTACCCTGACTCCTCTCCTAACATTTATGAGCACGTTGAATTTAGCCCAAAAGCCCCACTGTGCACAAGCTCACAGAGCTGCTTGCATTGCTGTACACTTAGTTTTGTTGTCATGTAGGAGCCAAAATGTTGAGCGAAGACTACATATAAAACAAAACTATTACTCATTTTGTTTATCACTTCCATTTACTTTGTTGTCACCCGCAGTGGACGGGGATCCTCATTTCATGATTGAGCTCCCAGACAGAGAAGACGCACTGTGCTTCAACATCAACGACAAACCAGGAACCATTTTCAACCTGGTCAGAGACCTTAAACAAGGTCAGCCATGAGCCATTTTTGAGCATGAGCCATGAGTCCaagattttatacatttttcctCATGTGCCTGAAAATTACACCCAGCTGTGAGTGACGGAATCCCCTATTGTTTCTTCAGGTATTTTGGTCAATGGCGAGATCATAGGCGACAAGATGATTCCCCCTGATGGGAAAATTAACACCTACTTTTGGCGTTTTGGCATCATCCACAAGACTCTGGGGGTGAGGCTGATTGTGAGCACTCAGGACGTCTCGGTGTTTCAGGATGGCCAACTGGTCAAGCTGCGGTGGTCTGATTCAGCTTCACTCAAAGGATCCAAGTGAGTGGCTGCATGTCCCATGGTTACCTCATTCAATAAGAGAAAACTATTCCTCTACATGAGTCAAAAATCCAGTTGAGAATAAATGCTTACCATCTTGTTCCCCTCACCCTCATATCCTCCAGTGTGGATATTCTCTTGACCAAGGATCGCAGCCTCACAGTAACTCTGAAAGATTCAGTCAAGTTTGTCATCCTGCTACACAAAGTGTGGGAGAAGCACCCGTACCACAGGAACTACCTGGGTTTCTACACCCTGGACACCCACCTCCTGTCATCTTCGGTTCACGGCCTGCTAGGTACAACTTGTTAAGTTATTAGAGAGAATTACATCATAATGACTGATAATAGGGGAATGTTCGCTGTAGCATTTCTTCTTGGGTATACAGCAATACCCTCACTTTCTGTATAGTGTATTTTTGAttccagcagcaacagcaacactGTGTGCAACCTCCACAACATCACTACACTGTTAATGCTCCAGACAATGACCTGCCTGGTTCACACATCAGGTCAAAGTCTATTCAATTTGATTTGGACTGCAGGACAAAGTCAGTTCAATGTAAACTGCTTCAGACATTTATATTGGCACATGTCCCCCAGGAAACGTCTGGTCATGTAAAGTAGTGCATGTCATGAGTAGAAAGGGCTTTAGGTTCAACTACTACCTTTGCACCTTTGGCCATTACTATGTTCAGTCTTTTGGAACTATATTGGAAACGATCATAGTGTTCAGTTGTAATCAGAAATACCCTAACACTCTGAAATGGGTTGTCAGGCCACAACAGTGACACAAACTGGTGCCACAACTGGAAAACTCTACCATGGGAAATTGACTTTCTCTTTTACTTTGGTATTTTAAGATTGTGTTAAAACTTACTGCCACCACTCCAAACATAAAGAAACCAGATGGATTAATATCTCCTTGTAAATAGTTATGATttggttttagtttttaaatctgtatcaAGACAGTAAACACGGGAGCAAAGAGGGGACTGCCTCTTGTTTCCTTCTTACATACAGCAGTACACTGTGAGTTAACTGTTAGCTTTGATTTTAGAGTTATTATTGGATATGTGCTATATTTGgttctttaaatgcaaaactaTATGTATACAATAACCCCAAATTGCAAGCTTAATAAACAGTCTCAGATTTCCTTTCATATCTGAGCACAATATCTTATGCTCTGATTTGCAATTAAGGAATCAAATTGAGGAATCATTCTTCAGGGACTTCACGTGCACTTGAGGTCAAGAAGGAGCATATCTCAGTATTTTATGTTGGTGTATTGGTCCTAATGATATGAGACACAGCAAACCTTTTAGAGGAAATATAGGTATTATAAGTGCGTCTTAAACACAGAATTTTACAGTAGGCTATATCAATTAGGTGTTATAAGAATCCTACACCAAAGGGCTCGAAATGTACCCACAATAACAGGGGGTAAGATTAAAGAACAGAAACATATCGGATAGATGTGTGGCTAACCTAACTTGGCCTTCATCAAAACCTAAAAGAAACACGATATCAact
The Labrus mixtus chromosome 7, fLabMix1.1, whole genome shotgun sequence DNA segment above includes these coding regions:
- the LOC132977628 gene encoding inter-alpha-trypsin inhibitor heavy chain H3-like encodes the protein MSGLQGVRLLLPWASACLALLSLAQGAVVISGGHETLQETGGATRPLKKRSTNDAMVEVYSVTVDCTVRSRFAHTVMTSKALNKANTSQEIFFEVQLPKTAFISNFSMEIEGQVYVGEVKEKEKAKKQYEKAVSSGQTAGLVKASGRKMEKFSVSVNIAAEKNVTFVLTYEELLQRKLGQYEILTQIKPKQRVQEFQIVTNIYEPQGISFLDAHATFLTNDLLPLVEKTVTDKKAHISFSPTMEQQRSCPGCDGTFIDGDFVIKYDVNRATSIGDIQIVNGYFVHFFAPPHLPRVPKNVVFVIDRSISMSGRKIDQTREAMLAILKDIHEEDHFAIVLFGSQVDPWRSTLSKATEENVNEAMAFIRQLDIRGSTNFHDALLDSVKMLVSDRKEQRIPERSIDMVIALTDGMPNGGPARILENVRPAMGGNISLFCLGFGNDVDYTFLDSLSKQNKGSARKIYEGSDATLQLQGFYEEVSSPLLLEVDLRYPDEAVDFLTTNHFNQLFNGSEIVVAGKLEDNDLDNFMVEVVGQGFEEDFKVQGQAGAVDWDVMYPDEEYIFGDFTERLWAYLTIQQLLEKSKSGITGEKENATAKALEMSLRYSFVTPLTSMVVTKPETEDGTESPLIADKLTEEQRQESERRNPFRHYAPPAYSYSYQSTPSYFVDGDPHFMIELPDREDALCFNINDKPGTIFNLVRDLKQGILVNGEIIGDKMIPPDGKINTYFWRFGIIHKTLGVRLIVSTQDVSVFQDGQLVKLRWSDSASLKGSNVDILLTKDRSLTVTLKDSVKFVILLHKVWEKHPYHRNYLGFYTLDTHLLSSSVHGLLGQFYHGINYEVSDLRPGEVTEKPDATMFVKGRELNVTRGWQRDFRRDVKKGDNVPCWFVHNNGTGLIDGEASDYIVSGLFKTV